A part of Antechinus flavipes isolate AdamAnt ecotype Samford, QLD, Australia chromosome 6, AdamAnt_v2, whole genome shotgun sequence genomic DNA contains:
- the LOC127540216 gene encoding olfactory receptor 5B12-like, with product MENCSEVKEFILVGLTDAPELQVPLFIIFIIIYLITLMGNLGLVILILGDSSLHTPMYFFLSNLSLVDLGYSSTITPKVMAGFLPGDKIISYNGCAAQIFFFAYFATTESYLLAAMAYDRQVAVCKPLHYTTIMTSSVCAWLVSSCHICGFLFACIHTGNTFSLYFCNSNLIHHFFCDVPPLLVLSYSVSYINELIVFFAVGFSVFFGLFFILKSYFLIFISILRMHSAEGHQKAFSTCASHLTAVSIFYGTIIFMYLQPSSRHSMDTDKMASVFYTIVIPMLNPLVYSLRNKEVTNAFRKIIEKTKS from the coding sequence ATGGAGAATTGCTCAGAAGTGAAGGAGTTCATCCTTGTGGGATTAACAGATGCCCCTGAGCTTCAGGTCCCCCTCTTTATAATATTCATCATCATCTATCTCATCACCTTGATGGGGAACCTGGGATTGGTGATTCTGATACTGGGGGACTCCAGTCTTCACACACCTATGTACTTTTTCCTCAGTAACCTCTCTCTTGTAGATTTGGGTTACTCTTCAACCATTACTCCTAAAGTGATGGCTGGATTCCTCCCAGGAGACAAAATTATTTCCTATAATGGATGTGCtgcacaaatatttttctttgcctaCTTTGCAACAACTGAAagctatctcttggctgctatgGCCTATGATCGCCAGGTTGCAGTGTGTAAGCCCCTCCATTACACTACCATCATGACATCCAGTGTATGTGCTTGGTTGGTTAGTAGTTGCCATATCTGTGGTTTTCTTTTTGCCTGCATTCACACAGGAAACACCTTCAGCCTCTACTTTTGCAATTCCAACTTGATTCATCACTTTTTCTGTGATGTTCCACCCCTCTTGGTTCTCTCCTACTCTGTCTCCTACATTAATGAACTAATTGTTTTCTTTGCAGTAGGTTTCAGTGTATTCTTTggcctttttttcattcttaaatcctactttttaatttttatttccattttgaggATGCATTCAGCTGAGGGTCACCAGAAAGCATTCTCTACTTGTGCTTCCCATCTCACAGCTGTATCCATATTCTATGGTACAATAATCTTCATGTATTTACAACCCAGCTCCAGGCATTCCATGGACACAGACAAAATGGCTTCAGTGTTCTACACCATAGTAATTCCCATGTTGAATCCTTTGGTCTATAGTCTGAGGAATAAGGAAGTCACTAATGCTTTTAGGAAAATCATAGAAAAGACAAAGTCTTAa